The proteins below come from a single Zea mays cultivar B73 chromosome 8, Zm-B73-REFERENCE-NAM-5.0, whole genome shotgun sequence genomic window:
- the LOC100273033 gene encoding Amino acid transporter AVT6C isoform 2 (isoform 2 is encoded by transcript variant 2), with protein MPSAGRDNATAAEGAAQALLLPEHAGDDDAPCAGGSASVLGAVCNVSTSVVGAGIMSIPAAMRVLGVAPAVALIAGVAVLARVAVDFMLRYTRGAPSYAALMGDAFGSAGAALLNVFVALNGFGTLTVYLIIIGDVVSGTASGGVAHPGVLQEWFGRQWWTSREVVLVAAAAILLPLVLRKRVDSLRFTSAISILLAVVFMLISSGIALYALFKGTATMPRMFPDFSRLSSPFELFTAVPVIVVAFTFHFNVHPIRAELSKTSDMKVAVRVSLVLCAAIYAAVGFFGFLLFGDATMADVLANFDRSSGAGVPQALNDAARLSYALHLVLVFPLLLFSLRVNVDELLFPGRRPLAADTRRFVSLTAVLMAVLYVLAIAIPSIWTLFEYSGSTFAVTISLIFPGAIVLRDVHGIAKRKDKALAATMIVLAVVTSSIAIASNIMSSISDEDRGGHVAGRR; from the exons ATGCCCAGCGCCGGCAGGGACAACGCGACAGCGGCGGAGGGGGCCGCGCAGGCGCTGCTGCTCCCGGAGCACGCCGGGGACGACGACGCCCCGTGCGCGGGCGGCTCCGCTTCGGTGCTGGGCGCGGTGTGCAACGTGTCGACGAGCGTGGTGGGCGCCGGGATCATGTCGATCCCGGCGGCCATGCGCGTGCTGGGCGTGGCGCCGGCGGTGGCGCTGATCGCCGGCGTCGCGGTCCTGGCCAGGGTCGCCGTCGACTTCATGCTCCGGTACACCCGCGGCGCGCCGTCGTACGCGGCGCTCATGGGCGACGCGTTCGGCtccgccggggccgcgctgctCAACGTCTTCGTCGCCCTCAACGGCTTCGGGACACTCACCGTCTACCTCATCATCATCG GTGACGTGGTGTCGGGCACGGCGAGCGGCGGGGTGGCGCACCCGGGGGTGCTGCAGGAGTGGTTCGGGCGCCAATGGTGGACCAGCCGGGAGGTGGTGCTGGTGGCAGCCGCGGCGATTCTCCTGCCCCTTGTGCTCCGGAAGCGTGTCG ATTCGCTGAGATTCACGTCGGCCATTTCCATCCTACTGGCGGTAGTGTTCATGCTCATCAGCTCGGGGATCGCGCTATACGCTCTCTTCAAGGGCACCGCGACCATGCCGCGGATGTTTCCTGACTTCTCCAGACTCTCCTCGCCGTTCGAGCTCTTCACCGCCGTCCCCGTCATCGTAGTCGCCTTCACCTTCCACTTCAACG TGCACCCGATCCGCGCGGAGCTGAGCAAGACGTCGGACATGAAGGTGGCAGTGCGCGTCTCGCTCGTGCTCTGCGCGGCCATCTACGCCGCCGTGGGCTTCTTCGGCTTCCTCCTCTTCGGGGACGCCACCATGGCCGACGTCCTCGCCAACTTCGACCGCAGCTCTGGGGCCGGTGTCCCGCAGGCGCTCAACGACGCGGCGCGCCTCAGCTACGCGCTGCACCTCGTGCTCGTGTTcccgctcctcctcttctcgctcCGGGTCAACGTCGACGAGCTCCTCTTCCCGGGCCGCCGGCCGCTCGCCGCGGACACGCGCCGGTTCGTGTCCCTGACAGCCGTGCTCATGGCGGTGCTCTACGTCCTGGCCATCGCAATCCCCAGCATCTGGACGCTCTTCGAGTACTCCGGGTCCACGTTCGCGGTCACCATCTCGTTGATCTTCCCTGGCGCCATAGTTCTCAG GGATGTTCATGGAATAGCGAAGCGCAAGGACAAGGCATTGGCGGCAACGATGATCGTTCTGGCAGTGGTCACGAGCAGCATCGCCATTGCCTCGAACATCATGAGCTCCATCAGTGACGAAGACAGAGGAGGTCATGTAGCTGGTAGACGATAA